In one window of Nitrospira sp. DNA:
- a CDS encoding glycosyltransferase family 4 protein yields MRIAQVSPLWESVPPKLYGGTERIVSYLTEELVRQGHEVTLFASGDSVTRAKLEAPCQQALRLNTGIFNREAPLIQMMEQVFAAADQFDLIHSHLDFLAFSLSRRCRVPVVTTLHGRLDLPELVPVFRDFAELPLVSISDSQRKPLPWCNWANTVYHGLPHDLYKFHPEPGKYLAFLGRVSPEKCPDQAIELAKRVGIPMKMAAKVDPADRAYFERVVEPLLDHPLIEFVGEITDREKSDFIGNAIGLICPYDWPEPFGLVLIESLACGTPVLAYRRGSIPEIIGHGETGFISENLDEMVSQVEKLRTIDRHRCRKVFDERFTAQRMTNDYVKIYQQLIADAAALPGKPRPQHASNL; encoded by the coding sequence ATGAGGATTGCCCAGGTATCGCCGCTTTGGGAGAGCGTCCCGCCGAAGTTGTACGGGGGAACAGAACGTATCGTCTCCTACCTGACGGAGGAACTCGTCCGGCAAGGGCACGAAGTGACGCTGTTCGCCAGTGGCGATTCGGTGACGCGGGCAAAGTTGGAAGCGCCCTGCCAGCAGGCCCTTCGACTCAATACCGGCATCTTCAACCGCGAGGCGCCGCTCATTCAGATGATGGAGCAGGTGTTCGCCGCGGCCGACCAGTTCGACCTGATTCACTCTCACCTCGATTTTCTGGCATTTTCCCTTTCCCGCCGTTGCCGTGTGCCCGTCGTGACGACGCTCCATGGCCGCTTGGATTTGCCTGAACTCGTCCCGGTCTTCCGTGATTTTGCCGAATTGCCGCTCGTGTCGATTTCGGATTCTCAGCGCAAGCCTTTACCATGGTGCAATTGGGCGAACACGGTTTATCACGGGTTGCCGCATGACCTGTATAAGTTCCACCCGGAGCCCGGAAAGTACCTTGCGTTCCTGGGACGGGTTTCCCCGGAAAAGTGTCCGGATCAAGCGATCGAACTGGCCAAGCGGGTGGGGATCCCTATGAAGATGGCGGCGAAGGTGGACCCGGCGGACCGCGCCTACTTCGAGCGGGTTGTGGAGCCACTCCTCGACCATCCCTTGATCGAGTTTGTCGGCGAGATCACAGACCGGGAAAAAAGCGATTTTATCGGGAATGCCATCGGATTGATCTGTCCCTACGATTGGCCTGAACCGTTCGGCCTCGTGTTGATTGAGAGCTTGGCCTGTGGTACACCGGTCCTCGCTTACCGCCGGGGTTCGATCCCGGAAATCATCGGTCATGGTGAGACGGGTTTTATCAGCGAGAATCTTGATGAAATGGTGAGCCAGGTGGAGAAGCTCAGGACCATTGACCGGCATCGATGCCGGAAAGTGTTCGATGAGCGATTTACCGCTCAACGCATGACCAACGACTACGTCAAGATCTATCAACAACTCATCGCTGATGCCGCTGCGCTCCCGGGGAAACCGAGGCCGCAGCATGCTTCGAACCTCTAG